In Flavobacterium sp., a single window of DNA contains:
- a CDS encoding TonB-dependent receptor, translating to MKIKLKHFLWLFLVFVQIAAAQESISGKVTDKKGLPIPGVNIIVKGKNVSAQTDFDGIFKIAAKKGEILVVSYVSYNTVEVPAANNIKIELIEIQNELEAVVVVGYGTQSKRNLTDNIARVTAKDIQQIPVSNVQNALVGKLAGVQITQTNGKVDGGINIRVRGAASISAGTQPLYVLDGIPLINDDESSNGAPTNPLLTLSTNEIESIDVLKDASSAAIYGARGANGVVLITTKKGREGKGTFTVNLSQGVSEATHKRKWLNAKQYVELLQEAGRNVNDLESVEDELEYLSQGTDWRNGEVDTDWQDIALRTGYTTDADFSASGGDEKTKYFFSGAYNNTTGIVDSNTLERFTARTNVSHKVTDRLTLGMNLGFSRSLIHRVQDDNSFSSPLQSVAQAPISPARLEDGSANPNTEYSNYLLAKDNTFWKTIMRRLTGKVFAEFRILNSLKFNSDFSYDLLSQTEDYWQGKNAPFMATDGAVFATSVNTENYVSSNYFTYDQTFAEKHNLNVVAGMEFNKYNRRYQDVNSIYFSSDDFQTVDGGAEVNEGHGNETDYAFVSQFGRLNYAYMGKYLLKASIRRDGSSRFGKNERFGVFPAFSAGWVISQEDFLKNSNVLTNLKVKGSWGKLGNAEIGNFASRQLYRPNPYNLKSGLTFDQPGNDDLTWEKSAQTDFGIEVGFLNRFTLEADYYQKDTDGLLFEVPLPISSGAASINKNIGKIRSNGFEVTLNTKNIDTENFKWNTSFNITTNESKVKSLPNDNRDIIVSYNINRVGENISSFYLVEYAGVDPENGDALFYKNTKKADGSLDRTKTSDYSEAQRIIAGNPFPTLMSGLTNTILYKGFDFTFTFQGEWGASIYNSAGIYQSTAADYFDNQTADQLNRWQKPGDITDVPQARFGGSNGTQDSSRYLDKADFVRLRNLTLGYTLPKDILKDLGMSSLRVYFTAVNLLTFTNYEGNDPEARRDDTGIGEDFYSAPPARTTAIGVNFNF from the coding sequence ATGAAAATTAAATTAAAACACTTTTTGTGGCTGTTTTTGGTATTTGTACAAATAGCCGCAGCACAAGAATCTATTTCAGGAAAAGTAACAGATAAAAAAGGATTACCAATTCCCGGAGTAAATATTATTGTAAAGGGAAAAAATGTCAGTGCTCAAACTGACTTTGATGGTATTTTTAAAATCGCTGCAAAAAAAGGCGAAATACTGGTTGTAAGTTATGTAAGTTATAACACTGTTGAAGTTCCGGCTGCAAACAATATTAAAATTGAATTAATTGAAATTCAAAACGAACTTGAAGCTGTAGTTGTTGTAGGTTACGGAACGCAGTCTAAAAGAAATTTAACGGATAATATCGCTCGTGTAACGGCAAAAGATATTCAACAGATTCCAGTTTCAAATGTACAGAATGCTTTGGTTGGAAAATTAGCCGGAGTTCAGATTACGCAGACAAACGGTAAGGTTGACGGAGGTATTAATATTCGTGTGCGCGGTGCGGCGAGTATTAGTGCGGGAACACAGCCTTTGTATGTTTTAGACGGAATTCCGTTGATTAATGACGATGAATCCAGCAACGGAGCGCCAACAAATCCATTATTGACTTTAAGTACAAATGAGATTGAATCTATTGACGTTTTAAAAGATGCTTCATCTGCTGCAATTTACGGAGCGCGTGGAGCAAACGGGGTTGTTTTAATTACGACTAAAAAAGGAAGAGAAGGAAAAGGAACTTTTACCGTAAATCTTTCACAAGGTGTCAGCGAAGCTACTCATAAAAGAAAATGGCTGAATGCAAAACAATATGTTGAATTATTGCAGGAAGCTGGAAGAAACGTAAATGACTTAGAATCTGTTGAAGATGAGTTAGAATATTTATCTCAGGGAACCGACTGGAGAAATGGCGAAGTCGATACAGACTGGCAGGATATTGCCCTAAGAACCGGTTATACTACAGATGCTGATTTTTCTGCTTCTGGAGGAGATGAAAAAACAAAATATTTCTTTTCTGGTGCGTACAACAACACAACAGGTATTGTAGACAGTAATACATTAGAAAGATTTACGGCAAGAACAAACGTATCTCATAAAGTTACAGATCGTTTAACATTAGGAATGAATCTTGGTTTTTCTAGATCTTTAATTCACAGAGTTCAGGATGACAACTCATTCTCTTCTCCATTGCAGTCTGTTGCACAAGCACCTATTTCGCCGGCAAGATTAGAAGATGGAAGCGCAAACCCAAATACAGAATATTCAAACTACCTTTTAGCAAAAGACAATACGTTCTGGAAAACGATTATGCGCAGACTTACAGGTAAAGTTTTTGCAGAGTTTAGAATTCTTAATTCATTAAAATTTAATTCTGATTTCTCATACGATCTTTTATCTCAGACAGAAGATTACTGGCAAGGGAAAAATGCTCCTTTTATGGCTACAGATGGAGCTGTATTTGCAACTTCTGTTAATACAGAAAATTATGTTTCGAGTAACTATTTTACCTACGATCAGACATTTGCAGAAAAACATAATTTGAATGTCGTAGCAGGTATGGAGTTCAACAAATACAACAGAAGATATCAGGATGTAAACAGTATTTATTTCTCAAGTGATGATTTCCAAACTGTTGACGGTGGTGCCGAAGTAAACGAAGGCCATGGAAATGAAACTGATTACGCTTTCGTTTCTCAGTTCGGAAGATTGAATTATGCTTACATGGGCAAATATCTTTTAAAAGCGAGTATTCGTCGTGACGGTTCTTCTCGTTTTGGAAAAAATGAACGATTTGGAGTTTTCCCTGCGTTTTCTGCCGGATGGGTTATTTCTCAGGAAGACTTCTTAAAAAACAGTAATGTTTTGACGAATTTAAAAGTGAAAGGAAGCTGGGGTAAATTAGGAAATGCCGAAATCGGGAATTTTGCTTCTCGTCAGCTTTACAGACCAAATCCATATAATTTGAAATCAGGTCTTACTTTCGATCAGCCTGGAAATGACGATTTGACTTGGGAAAAATCAGCTCAAACAGATTTTGGTATCGAAGTTGGTTTCTTAAACAGATTTACACTTGAAGCTGATTATTACCAAAAAGATACGGACGGATTATTATTTGAAGTTCCGTTACCAATAAGTTCAGGAGCGGCTTCTATCAATAAAAATATTGGAAAAATTAGAAGTAATGGTTTTGAGGTTACTTTAAACACTAAAAATATTGATACTGAAAACTTTAAATGGAATACAAGTTTCAATATCACAACAAATGAGTCAAAAGTAAAATCGCTTCCAAATGATAACAGAGATATTATCGTTTCTTATAATATCAACAGAGTCGGCGAAAACATTTCATCTTTCTATTTAGTGGAATATGCTGGTGTTGACCCAGAAAATGGAGATGCTTTATTTTACAAAAACACTAAAAAAGCAGATGGCTCACTTGATCGTACTAAAACAAGCGATTATAGCGAAGCACAGCGTATTATAGCAGGAAATCCTTTCCCTACTTTAATGTCTGGATTAACCAATACTATTCTTTACAAAGGATTTGATTTTACCTTTACATTTCAGGGAGAATGGGGCGCAAGTATTTATAATTCAGCGGGAATTTACCAATCGACTGCAGCTGATTATTTTGACAACCAGACAGCAGATCAGTTAAACAGATGGCAAAAACCTGGCGATATTACAGATGTACCGCAAGCCAGATTTGGAGGATCAAACGGAACTCAGGATTCTTCTCGTTATTTAGACAAAGCTGATTTTGTTCGTTTAAGAAATTTAACTTTAGGTTACACGCTTCCTAAAGATATTTTGAAAGATTTAGGAATGAGCAGTTTAAGAGTTTACTTTACAGCTGTTAACCTATTGACTTTTACCAATTATGAAGGTAATGATCCTGAAGCAAGAAGAGATGATACAGGAATTGGAGAAGATTTTTACTCAGCACCGCCGGCAAGAACAACTGCAATTGGTGTAAACTTTAATTTTTAA
- a CDS encoding RagB/SusD family nutrient uptake outer membrane protein produces the protein MKANKLILFIFLAAFFTSCENELDLDPKQREDADTTLSTETGVTNVLTGTYALAANGNAYGGRVLLYADLLGVTGVLSTTDLRWRGTFGELRQMYSKNMLSDNVIIEGTYARLYEIINASNTVIENIDKVKDPDRQAVMIGEANFLRSLAYFDLVRFFAKPYESGETNNQLGVVIRPNAIYDFSVDLSKERSTVEEVYKVIIDGLNLAYTNLPEENGFYADKYAAQALLARVYLQQGRYDLARDAANDVIENSGHGLSQSYAAAFNHDTDQIEDVFAIQITKQTGVNDAVTFYASEGNGGRGGDFSIRDAYLNKFSSPDDRADFIYENEDNGRILTSKYTDQFADVGIIRLAEMYLIRAEGNLEEGTAIGNTPLDDINIIRGRAHADALTAVTIDDILLERELELGMEGFLIHDIKRTKRSILTETPDGDPLLLTYDADKLVFPIPLKETDANKKITQNPGYRI, from the coding sequence ATGAAAGCAAATAAATTAATCCTATTTATATTTTTAGCTGCTTTTTTTACAAGCTGTGAAAATGAATTAGACTTAGATCCTAAACAGAGAGAAGACGCCGATACAACCTTAAGCACAGAAACTGGAGTTACAAACGTTCTTACCGGAACTTACGCTCTAGCTGCAAACGGAAATGCTTACGGCGGACGTGTTTTACTTTACGCAGATTTACTTGGTGTAACCGGAGTTTTAAGTACAACCGATTTAAGATGGCGAGGTACTTTTGGAGAATTAAGACAAATGTATAGCAAAAATATGTTGTCTGACAACGTTATTATTGAAGGAACGTATGCCAGGTTGTATGAAATTATAAATGCATCTAATACGGTTATCGAAAATATCGACAAAGTAAAAGATCCGGACAGACAAGCTGTTATGATTGGCGAGGCTAATTTCTTGAGATCATTAGCCTATTTTGATTTGGTTCGTTTCTTTGCAAAACCATATGAAAGCGGCGAGACTAACAATCAATTAGGAGTTGTCATCAGACCAAATGCTATTTATGATTTCAGCGTAGATCTTTCAAAAGAAAGAAGTACGGTTGAAGAAGTTTACAAAGTTATTATTGACGGTTTAAACCTTGCCTATACCAACTTACCGGAAGAAAATGGTTTTTATGCCGATAAATATGCCGCACAGGCTTTATTAGCGAGAGTGTATTTACAACAAGGAAGATATGATTTAGCCAGAGATGCTGCAAATGATGTTATTGAAAACAGCGGACACGGTTTATCTCAGAGCTATGCGGCTGCTTTTAATCACGACACAGATCAAATAGAAGATGTATTTGCCATTCAAATTACCAAACAAACTGGTGTAAATGATGCGGTAACTTTTTATGCTTCTGAAGGTAATGGAGGACGCGGCGGGGATTTTTCTATTCGTGATGCTTATCTAAATAAATTCAGTAGTCCTGATGACAGAGCAGATTTTATATATGAAAATGAAGATAACGGAAGAATCCTGACATCTAAATATACAGATCAGTTTGCTGATGTTGGAATTATTCGTCTGGCAGAAATGTATTTAATCAGAGCAGAAGGAAATCTTGAAGAAGGAACAGCAATTGGCAATACACCTCTTGATGACATCAATATTATTAGAGGCAGAGCGCATGCAGATGCTTTAACTGCAGTAACAATTGATGATATTTTGTTGGAAAGAGAATTAGAATTGGGAATGGAAGGATTTTTAATTCACGATATCAAAAGAACAAAACGTTCTATTTTAACTGAAACACCAGATGGTGATCCTCTTTTATTAACTTATGATGCTGATAAATTAGTGTTTCCAATTCCGTTAAAAGAAACAGACGCAAACAAAAAAATCACTCAAAATCCTGGATACAGAATTTAA
- a CDS encoding DUF1810 domain-containing protein encodes MAYGNNDLTRFLDAQNKLYLTAYSELKKGKKETHWMWFIFPQIQGLGKSDIAKYYAIADLDEAQAYLNHPILSKHLVEIAQLLLNFKKKKSIEDILGELDARKLRSSLSLFSQVENANPIFQELLDTFYSGDLDQATLTIAQGLMKISA; translated from the coding sequence ATGGCTTACGGAAATAATGATTTAACGCGTTTTTTAGATGCTCAAAACAAACTTTACCTTACAGCTTATTCTGAATTGAAAAAAGGGAAAAAAGAAACGCACTGGATGTGGTTTATTTTTCCGCAGATACAAGGATTAGGAAAAAGTGATATTGCAAAATATTACGCTATTGCTGATCTTGATGAAGCACAAGCTTATTTGAATCATCCTATTTTGTCAAAACATTTGGTTGAAATTGCTCAGCTTTTATTAAATTTTAAAAAGAAAAAATCTATTGAAGATATTCTGGGAGAATTAGACGCTCGTAAACTGCGTTCGTCTTTGAGTCTTTTTTCGCAGGTTGAAAATGCAAACCCAATTTTTCAGGAATTATTAGACACTTTTTATTCGGGAGATTTAGATCAGGCTACTTTGACAATCGCTCAGGGATTAATGAAAATTTCAGCTTAA
- the rocD gene encoding ornithine--oxo-acid transaminase has protein sequence MTHTENALSSKSEILIEKENKYGAHNYHPLPVVLERGEGVYVWDVDGKKYYDFLSAYSAVNQGHCHPKIVKAMVDQAQTLTLTSRAFYNDKLGNYEEYVTKYFGFDKVLPMNTGAEAVETALKVCRKWAYEVKGIPENQAQVIVCENNFHGRTTTIISFSNDETARKNFGPFTDGFIKIEYDNLEALEKALESSKNIAGFLVEPIQGEAGVYVPSEGYLAKAKALCEKHNVLFIADEVQTGIARTGKLLAVHHENVQPDILILGKAISGGVYPVSAVLTNDEIMNVIKPGQHGSTFGGNPVAAAVAIAALEVVKEEKLAENAERLGGILRDGLNKIAEKNNLITLVRGKGLLNAIVINSGEDSDLAWEICLKFRDNGLLAKPTHGNKIRFAPPLVMTEDQIKECLEIIEKSLNEFKL, from the coding sequence ATGACACATACAGAAAACGCACTTTCGTCAAAATCAGAAATTTTGATTGAAAAAGAGAATAAATACGGAGCTCATAATTATCATCCGCTTCCTGTGGTTTTAGAAAGGGGAGAAGGTGTGTATGTATGGGATGTTGACGGGAAAAAATACTATGACTTTCTTTCTGCTTATTCGGCAGTAAATCAAGGACATTGTCATCCTAAAATTGTAAAAGCAATGGTAGATCAGGCGCAAACATTAACGCTGACTTCTCGTGCTTTTTACAATGATAAATTAGGAAACTATGAAGAATATGTAACAAAGTATTTTGGTTTTGATAAAGTTCTGCCCATGAATACTGGCGCAGAAGCTGTTGAAACGGCTTTGAAAGTATGCAGAAAATGGGCTTATGAAGTAAAAGGAATTCCTGAAAATCAGGCGCAGGTTATTGTCTGCGAGAATAACTTTCACGGAAGAACAACTACAATCATTTCATTTTCGAATGATGAAACGGCTCGTAAAAACTTCGGTCCGTTTACAGACGGATTTATAAAAATTGAATACGATAATCTTGAAGCGCTTGAAAAAGCTTTAGAATCATCAAAAAATATCGCAGGATTTTTGGTTGAACCAATTCAGGGAGAAGCCGGAGTTTATGTTCCGTCAGAAGGATATTTGGCGAAAGCAAAAGCGTTATGCGAAAAACACAATGTTTTATTTATTGCAGATGAAGTTCAGACAGGTATTGCCCGTACCGGAAAATTATTAGCGGTTCATCATGAAAATGTGCAGCCGGATATTTTAATTTTAGGAAAAGCAATTTCTGGGGGAGTTTATCCGGTTTCGGCAGTTTTGACAAATGACGAAATCATGAATGTTATAAAACCAGGTCAGCACGGATCTACTTTTGGAGGAAATCCTGTTGCGGCTGCGGTTGCAATTGCTGCTCTTGAAGTGGTGAAAGAAGAAAAGCTGGCCGAAAATGCAGAACGTTTAGGTGGTATTTTAAGAGATGGATTGAATAAAATTGCAGAAAAGAATAATCTGATTACGCTTGTTCGTGGTAAAGGTCTTTTGAATGCAATAGTTATTAATAGTGGTGAAGATTCTGATCTGGCGTGGGAAATCTGTTTAAAATTTAGAGACAACGGATTATTGGCAAAACCAACTCACGGAAATAAAATTAGATTTGCTCCGCCTTTGGTTATGACTGAAGATCAAATTAAGGAATGTCTTGAAATCATTGAGAAATCATTGAATGAATTCAAATTATAA
- a CDS encoding Lrp/AsnC ligand binding domain-containing protein, with amino-acid sequence MDSLDEFDINIIKELEKDGRMAFSSIAANLKISNTMVHQRINRLMEQGIIGGIKPIIQEKKIGFDWASFTGITLNKDSDSNRIIEELKNIPEITECYYVTGSFTLYIKIVAKNHEHMRRILYEKIDNIPGIAKTDSIIELGCAFKRNIIL; translated from the coding sequence ATGGACAGTTTAGACGAATTTGATATCAATATAATTAAGGAATTAGAAAAAGACGGCAGAATGGCTTTTTCTTCCATCGCCGCTAATTTGAAAATATCAAATACAATGGTACATCAGCGCATTAACCGATTAATGGAACAAGGAATTATTGGCGGGATTAAACCCATTATTCAGGAGAAAAAAATTGGTTTTGACTGGGCTTCATTTACCGGAATTACATTAAATAAAGATTCTGATTCTAACCGAATTATCGAAGAATTAAAAAACATTCCTGAAATCACAGAATGTTATTATGTAACGGGTTCGTTTACACTTTACATTAAAATTGTGGCAAAAAACCACGAACACATGCGAAGAATTCTTTACGAAAAAATCGACAATATTCCCGGAATTGCCAAAACCGATTCGATTATAGAATTGGGCTGCGCTTTTAAAAGAAATATCATTTTATAA
- a CDS encoding M20/M25/M40 family metallo-hydrolase, with amino-acid sequence MRLRVLIFFTLFFCKSIVVSQMTVSNPTKNDFSETLNVLASDSMEGRKPNTRGGTKAADYIRLKMLSYNLKAYSKEQTYFQFFKIQEHTIKKAVLEIKKRNQEIISLSSERDFEITPTSHSISKKEVEVVFAGYGLSLPKEKYKDYKRLNVKNKIVVVLNGFPSDKDSTSATYKKFKNIFPEENDLEETKLKTAINKGAIALIIIEKENFKPEINKENEVFHSLENSKSEAIPVFRISKKTAESLFSKTDIPLKDNLASTPLQKVKINFSIELQSETFPVANLLGMIPGKDTTKTIIVGAHYDHLGIKNDSIYHGADDNASGTSGMLALAKNWSESNIKPEYNILFAAWTAEEMGLLGSEYFAQNLNLKNQKILLCINMDMISRSAPEDKAHRILSIGTQKETEYLKKIVSESNAKLQNPFTLDLWETNGHSGSDYASFTAKGIPILTFFSGFHDDYHTPRDIASKVDSDKMQDVLFIVNNSLLKFIENQQN; translated from the coding sequence ATGCGTTTACGAGTACTTATCTTTTTTACATTATTCTTTTGTAAATCAATAGTTGTTTCGCAAATGACGGTTTCAAATCCTACGAAAAATGATTTTTCTGAAACATTAAATGTTTTGGCTTCAGATTCGATGGAAGGCCGAAAACCGAATACCAGAGGCGGCACCAAGGCAGCCGACTATATTAGATTGAAAATGCTTTCATACAATCTTAAAGCTTATAGTAAAGAACAAACTTATTTTCAGTTTTTTAAAATTCAAGAACATACGATAAAAAAAGCAGTTTTAGAAATCAAAAAAAGAAATCAGGAAATCATTTCCCTTTCTTCTGAAAGAGATTTTGAAATTACTCCAACTTCACATTCTATAAGTAAAAAAGAAGTTGAAGTAGTTTTTGCCGGCTATGGTTTAAGTTTACCAAAAGAAAAATATAAAGATTATAAAAGACTAAATGTAAAAAATAAAATTGTTGTCGTATTAAACGGATTTCCAAGTGATAAAGACAGTACTTCAGCAACTTATAAAAAATTCAAAAACATTTTTCCCGAAGAAAATGATTTAGAAGAAACAAAACTAAAAACCGCCATTAATAAAGGTGCGATTGCTTTAATCATTATTGAAAAAGAAAATTTTAAACCAGAAATCAACAAAGAAAATGAAGTTTTTCATTCTTTAGAAAATTCAAAATCAGAAGCAATTCCTGTTTTTAGAATTAGTAAAAAAACAGCCGAAAGTCTATTCTCTAAAACTGATATTCCATTAAAAGACAACCTTGCTTCTACTCCATTACAGAAAGTAAAAATCAATTTTTCGATAGAATTACAATCTGAAACTTTTCCTGTTGCAAATTTATTGGGAATGATTCCCGGAAAAGACACAACCAAAACTATTATTGTTGGCGCACATTATGATCATTTAGGAATTAAAAATGATTCGATTTATCATGGTGCCGATGACAATGCTTCGGGAACTTCTGGAATGCTGGCTTTGGCAAAAAACTGGTCAGAATCAAACATAAAACCTGAATATAATATTCTTTTTGCCGCCTGGACTGCCGAAGAAATGGGACTTTTAGGAAGTGAATATTTCGCTCAGAATTTGAATTTAAAAAATCAAAAAATCCTTCTCTGCATTAATATGGATATGATTTCAAGAAGTGCTCCCGAGGATAAAGCTCATAGAATTTTAAGCATCGGAACTCAAAAAGAAACCGAATATTTAAAGAAAATCGTCAGCGAAAGCAACGCTAAACTTCAAAATCCATTTACGCTGGACTTATGGGAAACCAACGGACATTCGGGAAGTGATTATGCATCGTTTACTGCAAAAGGAATTCCGATTTTGACCTTTTTCAGCGGTTTTCACGACGATTATCATACGCCTCGCGATATTGCTTCAAAAGTAGATTCAGATAAAATGCAGGATGTACTTTTTATCGTTAATAATTCTCTCTTAAAATTCATTGAAAATCAGCAAAACTAA
- a CDS encoding cyanophycinase, which produces MKNKLLFRSFTILSLLLTSIFVQAQNPKGKLFIIGGGDRSDDLMKQVLDVAELGKKDYIVVLPMSSEEPDSSFIFFKTQMVKLTSNPIVMLNFNKETAQNKTLTDSVQKAKLIFISGGDQTRFMKVVHNTPIKTAILKAYENGSTISGTSAGAAVMSEKMITGNQKLQKEYTGTFSSIRYDNLETIEGLGLLKTVVIDQHFLKRNRYNRLLSALIEFPNLTGIGIDEATAIIVRNNKVEVAGESEVIVFKNPKGIIKTKKDNLVSIEKLDVSIYTAGQKFNIK; this is translated from the coding sequence ATGAAAAATAAACTTCTTTTCAGATCATTTACGATTCTTTCTTTGCTACTAACAAGCATTTTTGTTCAGGCGCAAAATCCCAAGGGAAAATTATTTATTATTGGCGGAGGTGATCGTTCTGATGATTTAATGAAGCAGGTTTTGGATGTAGCAGAACTAGGCAAAAAAGATTATATAGTAGTTTTACCAATGTCAAGCGAAGAGCCTGACAGCTCGTTTATCTTTTTTAAAACACAAATGGTAAAACTAACGTCAAACCCAATTGTGATGCTGAATTTTAACAAAGAAACGGCTCAAAATAAAACCCTGACAGATTCTGTTCAAAAAGCAAAATTGATTTTTATAAGCGGCGGCGATCAAACCCGTTTTATGAAAGTCGTTCATAATACTCCAATTAAAACAGCCATTTTAAAAGCGTATGAAAACGGAAGTACCATTTCCGGAACAAGCGCTGGAGCAGCCGTAATGTCTGAAAAAATGATTACCGGAAACCAAAAATTACAAAAAGAATATACAGGGACTTTTTCTTCTATCCGATACGACAATCTCGAAACAATTGAAGGTTTAGGTTTATTGAAAACCGTTGTTATTGATCAGCATTTTTTAAAGAGAAACCGTTACAATCGTTTACTTTCGGCTTTGATTGAATTTCCAAACTTAACCGGAATTGGAATTGATGAAGCTACCGCAATTATTGTGAGAAATAATAAAGTAGAAGTTGCGGGAGAAAGTGAGGTTATTGTTTTTAAAAACCCGAAAGGCATTATAAAAACTAAAAAAGACAATTTGGTTTCTATTGAAAAATTAGACGTCAGCATTTACACAGCCGGACAAAAATTTAATATCAAATAA